A window from Candidatus Krumholzibacteriota bacterium encodes these proteins:
- a CDS encoding TolC family protein: MFSEQEPIDGPVTLYEAMARAIMYNLDHRVEVMSQAVSQHQLDVARYDLLPSLVAGIGLPRPLQRERLVVQNVETGRQSLAPSTSTERDVFTADLNLAWNVLDFGVNYFTAQQQADRAMIAYERRRKVIHGIIQDVRCRLLAGGRRPAPAGAGRAAIGAGGRRAPGTPSGSSSCACSRRWTRSATSAPCWTPSASCRPCARTWRWRRWRLATLMNLPPDRDFELAMPASEIALGELALSPQELEQIALAYRPELREEDSRPGCRRPRRARRWSASCPAWRCSPACTTTPTSSW, from the coding sequence ATGTTCTCCGAGCAGGAGCCGATCGACGGGCCGGTCACGCTGTACGAGGCGATGGCCCGGGCGATCATGTACAACCTCGACCACCGGGTCGAGGTGATGAGCCAGGCCGTGAGCCAGCACCAGCTCGACGTCGCGCGCTACGACCTGCTGCCCAGCCTGGTCGCCGGAATCGGGCTACCGCGGCCGCTCCAACGAGAACGCCTCGTCGTCCAGAACGTCGAGACCGGCCGGCAGTCGCTCGCCCCCTCGACCTCGACGGAGCGGGACGTCTTCACCGCCGACCTGAACCTGGCGTGGAACGTGCTCGACTTCGGCGTGAACTACTTCACCGCGCAGCAGCAGGCCGACCGGGCGATGATCGCCTACGAGCGCCGGCGCAAGGTGATCCACGGCATCATCCAGGACGTCCGCTGCCGCCTACTGGCGGGCGGTCGCCGCCCAGCGCCTGCAGGCGCGGGTCGGGCCGCTATTGGAGCGGGTGGAAGGCGCGCGCCAGGAACTCCCAGCGGATCGAGCAGCTGCGCCTGCAGTCGCCGCTGGACGCGCTCAGCTACCAGCGCACCGTGCTGGACGCCAAGCGCCAGCTGCAGACCCTGCGCCAGGACCTGGCGCTGGCGAAGGTGGAGACTGGCGACGCTGATGAACCTGCCGCCGGACCGCGACTTCGAGCTGGCGATGCCGGCGAGCGAGATCGCCCTGGGCGAATTGGCGCTGAGCCCGCAGGAACTGGAGCAGATCGCGCTCGCCTACCGGCCGGAGCTGCGCGAGGAGGACTCCAGGCCCGGGTGTCGGCGACCGAGACGCGCAAGGCGCTGGTCCGCTTCCTGCCCGGCCTGGAGGTGTTCACCGGCCTGCACTACGACTCCGACGAGTTCCTGGTGA
- a CDS encoding TolC family protein codes for MSATETRKALVRFLPGLEVFTGLHYDSDEFLVNQNWADYGVRVSWNLINLLSAPARLEQAESQEKVAIARRQALSMAVLSQLYVAYTAYRQADDLYQTNQAVATVEGDILEQLRRSERAQSNGRLAVIRGELNALVADLRRDLAFARAQNALGADLRHGRRRPAAGDDRGGLRRHPGRGDPDHPEGLADGRSVHALHHAAGGRGAGPAGDG; via the coding sequence GTGTCGGCGACCGAGACGCGCAAGGCGCTGGTCCGCTTCCTGCCCGGCCTGGAGGTGTTCACCGGCCTGCACTACGACTCCGACGAGTTCCTGGTGAACCAGAACTGGGCGGACTACGGCGTGCGGGTCAGCTGGAACCTGATCAACCTGCTGTCCGCGCCGGCCCGCCTGGAGCAGGCGGAGAGCCAGGAGAAGGTCGCGATCGCCCGGCGCCAGGCGCTGTCCATGGCGGTGCTGAGCCAGCTGTACGTCGCCTACACCGCCTACCGCCAGGCGGACGACCTGTACCAGACCAACCAGGCGGTCGCGACGGTCGAGGGCGACATCCTGGAGCAGCTGCGCCGCAGCGAGCGCGCGCAGTCGAACGGCCGGCTGGCGGTGATCCGCGGCGAACTCAACGCCCTGGTCGCCGACCTGCGCCGCGACCTCGCCTTCGCCCGGGCGCAGAACGCGCTCGGGGCAGATCTACGTCACGGTCGGCGCCGACCCGCTGCCGGAGACGATCGAGGAGGCCTCCGTCGGCACCCTGGCCGAGGCGATCCAGACCACCCTGAAGGGCTGGCAGACGGGCGATCTGTTCATGCGCTCCACCATGCTGCAGGTGGGCGCGGAGCAGGGCCTGCCGGAGACGGCTGA